A section of the Acidobacterium capsulatum ATCC 51196 genome encodes:
- a CDS encoding TonB-dependent receptor, with protein MAHAFCRAARRLAVYLCASSLALLAPCAARAVTVHGTITDPVGEVIPNAIVTLMHNGHVVKVTRSHADGSYELLSGLSGRFYVLATGNSFRQITTQSFYAGKLDDVVQNVTLEPAWVRQQVIVTATGNPTPQAQVSAPVSALGFTDFKNRAGMVDALRQLPGLNVVQSGQRGAITSVFIHGGNSNANRVILDGVPIEDIGGQFDYSMLATTGIDHVEAYRGPDSVLYGADAAAGVIAFTTPQGSTPFPSLLYEGDGGNFGTYRNQVQLGGMRNNLDYYGAFSDLQTQNSIPNDEYHLITSVANLGYDLSANTGLRVIVHQINRATDLPGTYAFFGLSNDGKESDQDTFLSSTLTHSFNGAWTGLVRYGLVRKREQSEVFYPAGNLTPDYEGGNYYGNVVTIRGANGYSVTGQAIMNYSPANYGVYPNVIDNANLRDDLYAQTNYTLSPALVLTGSFRFEDERGSEYSQAYFLNDQLERANYDYNGQLNGQLNNRLFYTASGTIEKNDLYGTVGAPRVGASYYLIKPGKGIFDGTRVTFNYAKGYQEPTLLQQLGSLYDFLNKNGGQQTVAADHISPIGAELARTYDGGVEQNLFNQHVLLRLDYFHDEFGNQVESVGAALIPQLLPNLSTAQQKLLEAQLNADGAYSLYVNSQAFRSQGIDAELQYGVNANIFVRTGYTYTDAVVQKSFTSDALSPSFNANFPNIPIGAYNPLVGARPFRRPPHTGFTSVTYTGNKWTGVLTGAYASRSDDSTFLGDYAGAPDGSNLLLPNRNLDHGYAKLDLALTYQVGRRTQFYTQLNNLTSDQHIAPIGYTSLPFNFRTGLRIALGHEPNQ; from the coding sequence ATGGCTCATGCTTTTTGCCGTGCGGCTCGCCGGCTGGCTGTCTATCTCTGCGCATCTTCTCTCGCCTTGCTGGCGCCCTGCGCCGCCCGCGCCGTCACCGTGCATGGCACGATTACTGATCCTGTGGGCGAGGTCATTCCCAACGCCATCGTCACGCTCATGCACAACGGCCACGTCGTCAAGGTGACCCGCTCGCATGCCGACGGCAGCTACGAGCTGCTCAGTGGGCTGAGCGGCCGCTTTTACGTGCTGGCGACAGGGAACTCGTTTCGCCAGATCACCACGCAGAGCTTTTATGCGGGCAAGCTCGATGACGTGGTGCAGAATGTCACGCTGGAGCCGGCCTGGGTGCGGCAGCAGGTGATCGTCACCGCTACCGGAAACCCCACGCCGCAGGCGCAGGTCTCAGCCCCTGTGAGTGCGCTTGGCTTTACCGATTTCAAAAACCGCGCCGGTATGGTGGATGCTCTGCGTCAGTTGCCGGGACTCAATGTGGTGCAGTCAGGCCAGCGCGGCGCCATCACCTCAGTCTTCATTCACGGCGGCAACTCCAACGCCAATCGTGTCATCCTCGACGGCGTGCCCATTGAAGACATCGGGGGCCAGTTTGACTATTCCATGCTCGCCACCACGGGCATCGATCATGTCGAGGCCTATCGCGGCCCTGACAGCGTGCTCTACGGCGCCGATGCCGCCGCCGGGGTCATTGCTTTCACGACGCCACAGGGCAGCACGCCCTTTCCCAGCCTGCTCTACGAGGGCGACGGCGGCAACTTCGGCACTTACCGCAACCAGGTGCAACTGGGCGGCATGCGCAACAATCTTGACTATTACGGGGCCTTCAGCGACCTGCAGACGCAGAACTCCATCCCGAACGATGAGTATCACCTCATCACCTCCGTCGCGAATCTTGGCTATGACCTCAGCGCCAACACCGGCCTGCGCGTCATCGTCCACCAAATCAACCGCGCGACCGATCTGCCCGGCACGTATGCCTTCTTTGGCCTCTCGAACGACGGCAAAGAGTCCGATCAGGATACTTTTCTCTCGAGCACGCTGACCCACTCCTTCAACGGCGCCTGGACCGGCCTGGTGCGCTATGGTCTTGTGCGCAAGCGCGAGCAGTCTGAGGTCTTTTACCCGGCAGGCAATCTGACGCCCGACTACGAAGGCGGGAACTACTACGGCAATGTCGTCACGATTCGCGGCGCGAACGGCTACTCTGTCACCGGACAGGCCATCATGAACTACTCGCCTGCCAATTACGGCGTCTATCCCAATGTGATTGACAACGCCAATCTGCGCGACGATCTCTACGCGCAGACCAACTACACCCTCAGCCCGGCACTGGTGCTCACCGGCAGCTTTCGCTTTGAAGATGAGCGTGGCTCTGAGTATTCGCAGGCCTACTTCCTCAACGACCAGCTCGAGCGCGCCAACTACGACTACAACGGCCAGTTGAACGGCCAGTTGAACAACCGCCTCTTCTACACGGCCAGCGGCACAATTGAGAAAAACGATCTCTACGGAACCGTCGGCGCGCCGCGCGTGGGCGCGTCCTATTACCTCATCAAGCCGGGCAAGGGCATCTTTGACGGAACCCGCGTGACCTTCAATTATGCCAAGGGCTATCAGGAGCCGACGCTGCTGCAGCAACTCGGTTCGCTCTATGACTTCCTGAACAAGAATGGTGGGCAGCAGACCGTAGCCGCCGATCACATCAGCCCCATTGGCGCGGAGCTGGCACGTACCTATGACGGCGGTGTGGAGCAGAATCTCTTCAACCAGCACGTCCTGCTTCGTCTCGATTACTTCCATGATGAATTCGGCAATCAGGTCGAGTCTGTCGGAGCCGCACTGATTCCGCAGCTTCTACCCAACCTGAGCACCGCGCAGCAAAAGCTGCTCGAAGCTCAACTCAATGCAGACGGCGCATACTCGCTCTATGTGAATTCGCAGGCCTTCCGCTCGCAGGGCATCGATGCTGAGCTGCAATACGGCGTTAACGCCAACATCTTCGTGCGCACCGGCTACACCTACACCGATGCGGTCGTACAGAAGTCCTTCACCTCAGATGCGCTCTCGCCGAGCTTCAATGCCAACTTCCCCAACATTCCCATCGGCGCCTACAATCCCTTGGTCGGCGCGCGACCCTTCCGCAGGCCGCCGCACACCGGCTTCACCTCGGTGACCTACACCGGCAACAAGTGGACCGGCGTTTTGACCGGCGCTTACGCCAGCCGCAGCGATGACTCGACGTTTCTTGGCGACTACGCCGGCGCGCCGGACGGCAGTAACCTGCTGCTGCCCAATCGCAACCTCGATCACGGTTATGCCAAGCTTGATCTGGCATTGACCTATCAGGTGGGCCGCCGCACGCAGTTCTATACGCAGCTCAACAATCTCACCAGCGACCAGCACATCGCACCCATCGGATACACCTCGCTGCCCTTTAATTTCCGCACCGGCCTGCGCATCGCGCTCGGCCATGAGCCGAATCAGTAG
- a CDS encoding M48 family metallopeptidase, with product MPGVRRGSIQDVNAVGDRKIGGRGLGNWYGERAEIEMGQQYAAEIDKSTHFIKDPVVDEYINRIGQNLVKNSDAKVPFTIKVIDSNQINAFALPGGFFYVNSGLILAADNEAELAAVMAHEIAHVAAHHAAREMTRMHYAQIGSVPLIFMGGWAGYGIYEAANLAIPITFLQFSREFEAQADYLGVQYLYRTGYDPTAMISFFEKIEALEKQKPGIIARAFDTHPQTPDRIEATEQEIAHILPPRREYLEDTSEFEQVKARLARIENRRKLHAPPKSQRPSLRRASTNNPGSEEPPTLHRQQIDGTSN from the coding sequence ATGCCGGGTGTCAGGCGAGGCAGCATTCAAGACGTCAACGCGGTTGGAGATCGCAAGATCGGCGGCCGCGGTCTCGGCAACTGGTACGGCGAGCGCGCCGAAATTGAGATGGGCCAGCAGTACGCCGCCGAGATCGACAAGAGCACTCACTTCATCAAAGATCCCGTCGTGGACGAGTACATCAATCGCATTGGCCAGAATCTGGTGAAGAACTCCGATGCCAAGGTGCCGTTCACCATCAAGGTCATTGACTCCAACCAGATCAATGCCTTCGCGCTGCCGGGCGGCTTCTTCTATGTCAACTCGGGCTTGATTCTCGCTGCGGACAACGAAGCCGAACTCGCTGCTGTCATGGCGCATGAGATTGCCCACGTCGCCGCGCACCATGCCGCACGTGAAATGACGCGCATGCACTACGCCCAGATTGGTAGCGTGCCGCTCATCTTCATGGGAGGGTGGGCTGGCTATGGCATTTACGAGGCGGCAAATCTAGCCATTCCGATTACCTTCCTGCAGTTCTCGCGGGAGTTCGAGGCGCAGGCGGACTATCTCGGTGTCCAATATCTCTATCGCACCGGCTACGATCCGACAGCCATGATTTCTTTCTTTGAAAAGATCGAGGCGCTGGAGAAGCAGAAGCCCGGCATCATTGCGCGCGCTTTCGACACCCATCCGCAAACGCCCGACCGTATTGAGGCCACCGAGCAGGAGATCGCCCATATTCTGCCGCCGCGCCGCGAGTATCTTGAAGACACTTCGGAGTTTGAGCAGGTCAAGGCACGGCTCGCTCGCATTGAAAACCGTCGCAAGCTGCACGCCCCGCCAAAGAGTCAGCGCCCCTCGCTGCGGCGCGCGAGCACCAATAATCCCGGCAGCGAAGAGCCTCCCACCTTGCACCGTCAGCAGATCGACGGTACCTCCAACTAG